From a region of the Posidoniimonas corsicana genome:
- a CDS encoding O-acetyl-ADP-ribose deacetylase, with translation MQRVEILQGDITTLHVDVVVNAANEWMLGGGGVDGAIHQAAGPRLLEACRQVPEVAPGVRCPTGECRITPGFDLPARHVIHTVGPVWRGGASGEPDLLASCYQNSLATARGHGLVSIAFPAISCGVYGYPWRGAAAVARQSLEAFLAGDSRLQRVVLVAFEESLHRVLRDTF, from the coding sequence ATGCAGCGTGTCGAGATCCTTCAGGGCGATATCACGACGCTCCACGTCGACGTGGTCGTCAATGCGGCCAACGAGTGGATGCTGGGCGGCGGTGGGGTGGATGGCGCCATCCACCAGGCGGCGGGACCGCGACTGCTGGAGGCCTGCCGGCAGGTTCCGGAGGTCGCTCCAGGCGTCCGCTGCCCGACCGGCGAATGCCGCATCACACCGGGCTTCGACCTGCCCGCCCGGCATGTGATCCACACGGTTGGCCCTGTCTGGCGTGGCGGCGCGTCGGGCGAGCCAGATCTGCTGGCAAGCTGCTATCAGAACTCACTCGCCACGGCCCGTGGCCACGGCCTCGTCAGCATCGCGTTTCCCGCGATCAGCTGTGGGGTGTACGGCTACCCCTGGCGAGGCGCCGCCGCGGTTGCTCGGCAGTCGCTTGAAGCGTTTCTTGCCGGCGACAGCCGGCTGCAGCGGGTGGTTCTGGTCGCCTTCGAGGAGTCGCTGCACAGGGTCCTCCGGGACACTTTCTGA
- a CDS encoding PEP-CTERM sorting domain-containing protein (PEP-CTERM proteins occur, often in large numbers, in the proteomes of bacteria that also encode an exosortase, a predicted intramembrane cysteine proteinase. The presence of a PEP-CTERM domain at a protein's C-terminus predicts cleavage within the sorting domain, followed by covalent anchoring to some some component of the (usually Gram-negative) cell surface. Many PEP-CTERM proteins exhibit an unusual sequence composition that includes large numbers of potential glycosylation sites. Expression of one such protein has been shown restore the ability of a bacterium to form floc, a type of biofilm.) has protein sequence MKTAATAPPRVLAVAGVTLTLLTLAAHAGAAPLAAGGVNFLTGTTSAADPRLAGGVQDDPLVPFEILGNFGEVLLSGNLQDRVVESNDTGTLIFAPRLRDLVGAPFAPDMEVRALFISGYGNVLTDVEYRTDGLGDVGPSAALRSFDNNSLQFAFDPLDLIAPEESYFMSVLTDATEFAPIGTARIVAQNVISGQFFETTLTGINVPVPEPGTLGLLGAAAGAALAVCRRRS, from the coding sequence ATGAAGACTGCTGCAACCGCGCCCCCACGAGTGCTAGCCGTGGCCGGCGTCACCCTGACGTTGCTGACGCTGGCGGCGCACGCCGGCGCCGCGCCGCTGGCCGCCGGCGGGGTCAACTTCCTGACCGGGACCACGTCCGCCGCCGACCCACGGCTGGCGGGCGGCGTGCAGGACGACCCGCTCGTGCCGTTTGAGATCCTCGGCAACTTTGGCGAGGTGCTGCTGTCGGGCAACCTGCAGGACCGCGTGGTGGAATCGAATGACACCGGCACGTTGATCTTCGCCCCGCGTCTGAGGGATCTTGTCGGCGCGCCGTTCGCGCCCGATATGGAGGTCCGCGCGCTGTTCATTTCGGGCTACGGCAACGTGTTGACGGATGTCGAGTACCGCACCGATGGCCTCGGAGACGTCGGGCCGTCGGCGGCGCTGCGGAGCTTTGATAACAACAGCCTGCAGTTTGCCTTCGACCCGCTTGATCTGATCGCGCCGGAGGAAAGCTACTTCATGTCGGTGCTGACGGACGCCACTGAGTTCGCACCCATCGGCACGGCGCGGATCGTCGCGCAGAACGTCATCAGCGGCCAGTTCTTCGAGACGACCCTGACCGGCATCAACGTGCCGGTTCCCGAGCCGGGCACGCTCGGCCTGCTCGGCGCCGCCGCGGGCGCCGCACTGGCGGTGTGCCGGCGACGCAGCTAG
- a CDS encoding vWA domain-containing protein has protein sequence MVQKVRGWLSAVTGSEDVPVDAETGAWAISLGVHLLLLVVFTLAVFSLPVDDRLILSSTPVDFEEETPPEEFRFSDELQDQIGALADAGAANAEASALVEALESEIVMPVEPLSTFGEIQAFEVEQPILQGPKIDEALMVQGVGSVGATGAVGAVDRITTEILASLDNEPTLVVWLFDQSGSLRTQREQIARRFDRVYEELGVIRENGAAAFEQHEEKPLLTYVAQFGQTVSPLTPDPTDDLAEIKSAVRSVTEDDGGVENVFTAVGTIAQQLRHHRLKRPRRNVMIVVFTDEAGDDVNRLDDAVTVCTKYQMPVYVVGVPAPFGREQAFVKYVHPDADRFDQTPIDVPVDQGPESLMPERIKLGFLGGDNGDPRANLDSGFGPFGLTRLAYQTGGMYFTVHPNRTVGRTVRRRDTAVMSAYLTDFFDPRIMRRYRPDYVTVAEYRQNLVRKSNRGALVRAAAMTWTMPMDQVRQVFEKVDDAEFAQALSLAQRDAAKLEPRLDQLTQTLAAGERDRRKEEELRWQAGFDLAYGRALAAKVRTEGYNAMLAQAKQGMKFEQEDSDTWIIQPSDNISTGSVLAKEAAKATELLAGVAQDHAGTPWALLAERELSTPLGWEWSEAFRDVAARRERMAQAANRPRPEPRNLPPRKPAPPLPKL, from the coding sequence ATGGTACAGAAGGTGCGCGGCTGGCTGTCTGCTGTGACCGGCTCGGAGGACGTCCCCGTCGACGCCGAGACCGGCGCCTGGGCGATCAGCCTCGGTGTGCACCTGCTGCTGCTGGTGGTCTTCACGCTGGCGGTCTTCTCGCTGCCGGTCGACGACCGCCTGATCCTGAGCTCCACGCCGGTCGACTTCGAGGAAGAGACCCCTCCCGAAGAGTTCCGCTTCTCCGACGAGCTGCAGGACCAGATCGGCGCCCTGGCCGACGCCGGCGCCGCCAACGCCGAGGCGTCCGCCCTGGTCGAGGCGCTGGAGTCTGAGATCGTGATGCCGGTCGAGCCGCTCTCGACCTTCGGCGAGATCCAGGCCTTCGAGGTCGAGCAGCCGATCCTGCAGGGGCCCAAGATCGACGAGGCCCTCATGGTGCAGGGCGTGGGCAGCGTCGGCGCGACCGGCGCCGTGGGCGCCGTCGACCGCATCACCACCGAGATCCTCGCCTCGCTCGACAACGAGCCGACGCTCGTCGTCTGGCTGTTCGACCAGTCGGGCAGCCTGCGGACGCAGCGTGAGCAAATCGCCCGCCGGTTCGACCGCGTGTACGAAGAGCTCGGCGTGATCCGCGAGAACGGCGCCGCGGCCTTCGAGCAGCACGAGGAGAAGCCGCTGCTGACCTATGTCGCGCAGTTCGGCCAGACCGTCAGCCCGCTCACGCCCGACCCCACCGACGACCTCGCCGAGATCAAGTCGGCCGTGCGGTCGGTCACCGAGGACGACGGCGGCGTCGAGAACGTGTTCACGGCGGTCGGCACAATCGCGCAGCAGCTCCGCCACCACCGGCTGAAGCGGCCCCGCCGCAACGTGATGATCGTTGTGTTCACCGACGAGGCCGGCGACGACGTCAACCGGCTGGACGACGCGGTCACCGTCTGCACTAAGTACCAGATGCCGGTGTACGTGGTCGGTGTGCCCGCGCCGTTTGGCCGCGAGCAGGCGTTCGTCAAGTACGTCCACCCCGACGCCGACCGCTTCGACCAGACGCCCATCGACGTGCCGGTCGACCAGGGCCCCGAGTCGCTGATGCCCGAGCGGATCAAGCTCGGCTTCCTCGGCGGCGACAACGGCGACCCGCGGGCCAACCTCGACTCCGGCTTCGGCCCGTTCGGGCTCACCCGGCTGGCGTACCAGACCGGCGGCATGTACTTCACCGTGCACCCCAACCGCACGGTGGGACGCACCGTCCGCCGCCGCGACACGGCCGTGATGAGCGCCTACCTGACGGACTTCTTCGACCCCCGGATCATGCGCCGCTACCGGCCCGACTACGTCACCGTGGCCGAGTACCGGCAGAACCTGGTCCGCAAGTCCAACCGCGGCGCGCTGGTCCGCGCCGCCGCCATGACCTGGACCATGCCGATGGACCAGGTGCGGCAGGTGTTCGAGAAAGTCGACGACGCCGAGTTCGCCCAGGCGTTGTCGCTCGCGCAGCGCGACGCGGCCAAGCTCGAACCGCGGCTCGATCAGCTCACCCAGACGCTGGCCGCCGGCGAGCGCGACCGCCGCAAGGAGGAAGAGCTCCGCTGGCAGGCCGGCTTCGACCTGGCCTACGGACGCGCCCTGGCCGCCAAGGTCCGCACCGAGGGCTACAACGCCATGCTCGCCCAGGCGAAGCAGGGCATGAAGTTTGAGCAGGAGGACTCGGACACCTGGATCATCCAGCCGTCGGACAACATCTCGACCGGAAGCGTGCTCGCCAAGGAGGCCGCCAAGGCGACCGAGCTGCTCGCCGGCGTCGCGCAGGACCACGCCGGCACGCCGTGGGCGCTGCTGGCCGAGCGCGAACTCTCCACGCCGCTCGGCTGGGAGTGGAGCGAAGCGTTCCGCGATGTCGCCGCCCGCCGCGAGCGGATGGCCCAGGCCGCCAACCGCCCCCGCCCCGAGCCACGCAACCTGCCCCCCCGCAAGCCGGCGCCGCCGCTGCCAAAGCTGTAG
- a CDS encoding LysM peptidoglycan-binding domain-containing protein, protein MTSISKTVLALLLLAGGFIAAKTFGPPDLAERLVDSWRPESSSGYGELQPAPFDRHRADFLPPLEMSNPPAGFQTAHAEPAPPAAPPSGWGAPPEQVGGWAARAPDPALTPSSFEEEMAPLRPLNAPVQAAPATAWQTPVASPEPSRSPAPPEPPALNPPAGWSDGWGEPSRAAAPAAQPPADWPPAVTAPVREVSQSTAAQPTMLGPPPADDWETPASSPLATDWQTEPAAALAPLTPPSPWAEEGGQSKSHIVADGDSLPRLAERYLGDASRSSEIYELNRQQLTHPELLPLGLELKLPR, encoded by the coding sequence GTGACGAGTATCTCCAAGACGGTGCTAGCGCTTCTCCTGCTAGCCGGCGGCTTCATCGCCGCCAAGACGTTCGGCCCCCCCGACCTCGCGGAACGCCTGGTCGACAGCTGGCGGCCCGAATCTTCCTCCGGCTACGGCGAGCTACAGCCCGCGCCGTTCGACCGGCACCGGGCGGACTTCCTCCCGCCGCTCGAGATGTCGAACCCGCCCGCAGGGTTCCAGACGGCCCACGCTGAGCCTGCGCCGCCCGCGGCGCCGCCGTCAGGCTGGGGGGCGCCACCGGAGCAGGTTGGCGGCTGGGCTGCCCGGGCGCCCGACCCGGCGTTAACGCCGTCGTCGTTCGAGGAGGAGATGGCGCCGCTACGCCCGCTCAATGCGCCCGTCCAGGCCGCCCCTGCGACCGCTTGGCAGACGCCCGTTGCGTCGCCCGAACCAAGCCGGAGCCCGGCGCCGCCGGAACCGCCCGCACTGAACCCGCCGGCCGGTTGGTCGGACGGCTGGGGCGAGCCGTCGCGAGCGGCGGCGCCCGCGGCTCAGCCGCCTGCCGACTGGCCGCCGGCCGTCACGGCGCCGGTGCGAGAGGTCTCGCAATCGACGGCGGCGCAGCCGACGATGCTGGGCCCGCCTCCAGCGGATGACTGGGAAACGCCGGCGTCTTCGCCCCTAGCGACCGACTGGCAGACCGAGCCGGCGGCGGCGCTCGCGCCGCTGACGCCCCCCAGCCCCTGGGCGGAGGAGGGCGGACAGTCGAAGTCCCATATTGTGGCCGACGGCGACAGCCTGCCGCGGCTGGCGGAGCGGTACCTGGGCGACGCGTCCCGGTCGAGCGAAATCTACGAACTCAACCGGCAGCAGCTCACGCACCCCGAACTGCTGCCGCTGGGCCTGGAGCTAAAGCTGCCGCGGTAG
- a CDS encoding alpha/beta hydrolase encodes MLAARLSLLAALALTLLAAPPADAQRRRAAEVQNDKLTTRDGVDLHYTYYPSNAGKAAVPVVIIHDLKETRQTYSDLAKELWQDGNSPYAVVTVDLRGHGESVNQTYRGRTREISAAKLRGDDYVAMVARDMEAVRKFLVTENDAGRLNLNALSVVGVGLGAAVGMNWTATDWAAPPLATVKQGQDVKSLLMVSPRWKENLPVARAVQQPGLRKDVAVLMMYGSENRRVNADVERIEKQLARDRPTPDTPGEKFPSLMKVGVETELQGAKWLKQAGPKGVSLVTGYLQKHSVDPDHPWSERRRFD; translated from the coding sequence ATGCTTGCTGCTCGTCTCTCGTTGCTCGCCGCCCTCGCCCTGACCCTGCTGGCCGCCCCGCCGGCCGACGCCCAACGCCGCCGCGCAGCGGAGGTCCAGAACGACAAGCTCACCACGCGGGACGGCGTCGATCTGCACTACACCTACTACCCCTCGAACGCGGGCAAGGCCGCGGTTCCGGTGGTCATCATCCACGACTTGAAGGAGACGCGGCAAACCTACAGTGACCTGGCCAAGGAGCTCTGGCAGGACGGCAACAGCCCCTACGCGGTGGTCACGGTTGACCTCCGCGGGCACGGCGAGAGCGTCAACCAGACCTACCGTGGCCGCACCCGCGAGATCTCCGCCGCCAAACTACGCGGCGACGACTACGTGGCGATGGTCGCCCGCGACATGGAGGCCGTGCGAAAGTTCCTGGTGACAGAGAACGACGCCGGCCGGCTGAACCTCAACGCGCTCAGCGTGGTGGGCGTCGGGCTGGGAGCAGCGGTCGGCATGAACTGGACCGCCACCGATTGGGCGGCGCCGCCGCTGGCGACCGTCAAACAGGGTCAGGACGTGAAGTCGCTGCTGATGGTCTCACCGCGGTGGAAGGAGAACCTGCCGGTCGCCAGGGCGGTTCAGCAGCCCGGCCTGCGTAAAGATGTGGCCGTGCTGATGATGTACGGCTCTGAGAACCGCCGCGTCAATGCGGATGTCGAGCGGATCGAGAAGCAGCTCGCCCGCGACCGGCCGACCCCCGACACGCCCGGCGAGAAGTTCCCCAGCCTGATGAAGGTGGGCGTCGAGACCGAGCTGCAAGGCGCCAAGTGGCTCAAGCAGGCCGGCCCGAAAGGCGTGAGCCTCGTTACCGGCTACCTTCAGAAGCACTCGGTGGACCCCGACCACCCGTGGAGCGAACGCCGCCGGTTCGACTGA
- a CDS encoding PDZ domain-containing protein yields MSVHRITSRQREWSEVLNAALLAALISCAVLVNSVFSQQPGQPATDDAPTQSDQADETPEDQEYTGPPLTHVLGMSIADARPTGAIVQKVDVTGPAAEAGVKRGDILTEVAGKKTQPYDKFLELLRDAIEKRTKGDSVPITVLREGESQQLTLTERTGSEERKDDIKELAEEYSEKQEAERKAESQDTAAEQSGSLADAIMDQRDRGSDEDKPTDTASLSELLGGGGVQQPADNDYDYYFGSGGFYGGALTSVQQNELDRLMRMQDRNGLTNAQQQRLDELSQLEFGQFDRLGELNPDEQTELDELFARRRGGDELGADERVRLRQLIGRRFGSEGDYQRSLQQLEQMSERGELNNRQQMRLDMLRELGPNPGERVNETSLQQLRELVGDDYQSLDGQQLQRMQELAARRSDLTPQDMAELRQLRLQNQSQLARQLRNEYQSAQRMLRSGQQFNPQQAARFQQLQRNLNRFSAGVPRGAVPYPNAAMQPGGAPAGGPAGAGGAAGPSSPASGSGIGTASGPGVGSAPSGGIISGDQ; encoded by the coding sequence ATGAGCGTCCACAGGATCACATCCAGGCAGCGCGAGTGGAGCGAAGTGCTCAACGCGGCGCTCCTCGCCGCACTAATCAGCTGCGCCGTCCTGGTGAACAGCGTTTTTTCCCAACAGCCGGGCCAGCCCGCTACCGATGACGCCCCAACGCAAAGTGATCAGGCCGACGAGACGCCGGAGGACCAGGAATACACCGGGCCGCCGCTGACCCACGTGCTGGGGATGTCGATCGCCGACGCGCGGCCCACCGGCGCCATCGTCCAGAAGGTGGACGTGACCGGACCCGCGGCGGAGGCCGGCGTGAAACGCGGCGACATCCTGACCGAGGTTGCCGGCAAGAAGACCCAGCCGTACGACAAATTCCTCGAGCTGCTGCGTGATGCGATCGAGAAACGCACCAAGGGCGACTCGGTGCCGATCACGGTGCTGCGGGAGGGCGAGTCGCAGCAGCTGACGCTCACCGAGCGGACCGGCAGCGAGGAGCGGAAAGACGACATCAAGGAACTGGCCGAAGAGTACTCCGAGAAGCAGGAGGCCGAGCGCAAAGCGGAGAGCCAGGACACAGCCGCCGAGCAGAGCGGTTCCCTCGCCGACGCGATCATGGACCAGCGCGACCGGGGCTCCGACGAAGACAAGCCGACCGACACCGCCAGCCTGTCCGAGCTGCTCGGTGGCGGCGGGGTCCAGCAGCCGGCCGACAACGACTATGACTACTATTTTGGCAGCGGCGGCTTCTACGGCGGCGCGCTGACGTCGGTGCAGCAGAACGAGCTCGACCGGCTGATGCGGATGCAGGACCGCAACGGCTTGACCAATGCCCAGCAGCAGCGGCTCGACGAGCTCTCGCAGCTGGAGTTTGGTCAGTTCGACCGACTCGGCGAGCTGAACCCCGACGAGCAGACCGAGCTGGACGAGTTGTTCGCCCGCCGCCGCGGCGGCGACGAGCTCGGCGCCGACGAGCGGGTCCGCCTCCGCCAGCTTATCGGCCGCCGCTTCGGCAGCGAGGGCGACTACCAACGCAGCCTCCAGCAGCTAGAGCAGATGTCCGAGCGTGGCGAGCTGAACAACCGCCAGCAGATGCGGCTCGACATGCTCCGCGAGCTGGGCCCCAACCCCGGCGAGCGGGTCAACGAGACCAGCCTCCAGCAGCTCCGCGAGCTGGTAGGCGATGACTACCAATCGCTCGACGGTCAGCAGCTCCAGCGGATGCAGGAGCTGGCCGCCCGGCGTAGCGACCTGACGCCGCAGGACATGGCCGAGCTGCGTCAGCTCCGCCTGCAGAACCAGAGCCAGCTCGCCCGTCAGCTCCGCAACGAGTACCAGTCGGCCCAGCGGATGCTCCGCAGCGGGCAGCAGTTCAACCCGCAGCAGGCCGCCCGTTTCCAGCAGCTGCAGCGGAACCTGAACCGCTTCTCCGCGGGCGTGCCGCGTGGCGCCGTGCCGTACCCCAACGCCGCGATGCAGCCGGGCGGGGCGCCGGCCGGTGGGCCCGCAGGCGCCGGCGGCGCCGCCGGGCCGTCGAGCCCCGCCAGCGGCAGCGGCATCGGCACCGCCAGCGGACCTGGCGTCGGCTCGGCGCCAAGCGGTGGGATCATCAGCGGCGACCAGTAG